The following proteins are encoded in a genomic region of Microtus ochrogaster isolate Prairie Vole_2 chromosome 5, MicOch1.0, whole genome shotgun sequence:
- the Ip6k2 gene encoding inositol hexakisphosphate kinase 2, which produces MSPAFRTMDVEPRTKGVLLEPFVHQVGGHSCVLRFNETTLCKPLVPREHQFYETLPAEMRKFTPQYKGVVSVRFEEDEDRNLCLIAYPLKGDHGAVDIVDNSDCEPKSKLLRWTNKKHHVLETEKSPKEWVRQHRKEEKMKSHKLEEEFELLKKSEVLYYSVEKKGNISSQLKHYNPWSMKCHQQQLQRMKENAKHRNQYKFILLENLTSRYEVPCVLDLKMGTRQHGDDASEEKAANQIRKCQQSTSAVIGVRVCGMQVYQAGTGQLMFMNKYHGRKLSVQGFKEALFQFFHNGRYLRRELLGPVLKKLTELKAVLERQESYRFYSSSLLVIYDGKEWPEVTLDSDAEDLEDLSEESADESAGAYAYKPIGASSVDVRMIDFAHTTCRLYGEDSVVHEGQDAGYIFGLQSLIDIVTEISEESGE; this is translated from the exons ATGAGCCCAGCCTTCAGGACCATGGACGTGGAGCCCCGAACCAAGGGCGTCCTACTGGAGCCCTTTGTCCACCAGGTTGGGGGGCACTCGTGTGTTCTCCGATTCAACGAGACAACCCTGTGCAAGCCCCTGGTTCCTAGGGAGCACCAGTTCTACGAGACCCTCCCAGCTGAGATGCGCAAATTCACTCCTCAGTACAAAG GTGTGGTGTCAGTGCGCTTTGaggaagatgaagacagaaacTTGTGTTTAATAGCATATCCACTAAAGGGGGACCATGGAGCTGTGGACATTGTAGACAATTCAGACTGTGAACCAAAAAGTAAGCTGCTAAGATGGACAAACAAAAAGCATCATGtcctagaaacagaaaagagtcCCAAGGAATGGGTGCGCCAGCACCGGAAAGAGGAGAAGATGAAGAG TCATAAGTTAGAAGAAGAATTTGAGTTGCTAAAGAAATCTGAAGTCTTATACTACAGtgtagaaaaaaaaggaaatataagttCCCAGCTTAAACACTATAACCCTTGGAGTATGAAATGTCATCAACAACAGTTACAGAGGATGAAGGAGAACGCAAAGCATCGGAACCAGTACA AATTTATCTTACTGGAGAACCTAACTTCCCGCTATGAGGTGCCTTGTGTCCTGGACCTCAAGATGGGCACACGTCAGCATGGCGACGATGCTTCAGAGGAGAAAGCCGCCAACCAGATTCGAAAATGTCAGCAAAGCACATCTGCGGTCAtcggtgtgcgtgtgtgtggcatGCAG GTGTACCAGGCAGGCACTGGGCAGCTCATGTTCATGAACAAATACCATGGGAGGAAGCTTTCCGTGCAGGGCTTCAAGGAGGCACTTTTCCAGTTCTTCCACAATGGGCGGTACCTGCGCCGGGAGCTTCTAGGCCCTGTGCTCAAGAAGCTAACTGAGCTCAAGGCTGTGTTGGAGCGACAGGAATCCTACCGCTTCTATTCAAGTTCCCTACTCGTCATTTATGATGGCAAAGAGTGGCCAGAAGTGACCCTGGACTCAGATGCTGAGGACTTGGAAGACCTCTCTGAAGAGTCGGCTGACGAGTCTGCTGGTGCCTATGCCTACAAACCCATTGGTGCCAGTTCAGTGGACGTGCGCATGATCGACTTTGCACACACCACCTGCAGGCTGTACGGCGAGGACAGTGTGGTACACGAGGGCCAGGATGCTGGCTATATCTTTGGGCTCCAGAGCCTGATAGACATTGTTACAGAGATAAGTGAGGAAAGTGGGGAGTGA